One genomic segment of Mangifera indica cultivar Alphonso chromosome 6, CATAS_Mindica_2.1, whole genome shotgun sequence includes these proteins:
- the LOC123218469 gene encoding probable GMP synthase [glutamine-hydrolyzing] isoform X2, which translates to MCSSKCKPQKGTPKIVQINGRPVLQPKSNQVPSLERRNSIKKITSPKSPTLPPLPLPLPTSATSNYNVKTSTKSSIMSPPISPKLKSPRPPAVKRGNEAIVQEQVEASFLVEAPAGSIAAARREQVAIMQEERKMKIAHYGRTKSSKKYSSIATASIGREKKRCSFITPNSDPIYVAYHDEEWGVPVHDDKLLFELLVLTGAQVGSDWTSLLKKRQKFREAFSGFDAEVVAKFNEKKIASISAEYGIVISQVRGVIDNSIRILEVKKEFGSFDKYLWGFVNFKPINTQYRLCNKIPVKTSKSESISKDMVKRGFRFVGPTVMHLFMQAAGLTNDHLITCPRHLQCIGLEYSHQQTAAPAS; encoded by the exons ATGTGTTCCTCTAAATGTAAGCCTCAAAAAGGCACtccaaaaattgttcaaatcaaTGGCCGCCCTGTCCTTCAACCAAAATCCAACCAAGTTCCAAGCTTGGAAAGGCGCAATTCTATTAAGAAAATTACTTCACCAAAATCTCCTACTCTACCACCATTACCACTGCCATTGCCAACTTCTGCAACAAGTAATTATAATGTTAAAACTTCCACCAAGTCTTCAATAATGTCTCCTCCCATCTCTCCAAAGTTGAAGTCTCCAAGGCCACCAGCAGTAAAGAGAGGAAACGAAGCCATTGTGCAAGAACAAGTTGAGGCTTCTTTTTTAGTTGAGGCTCCTGCAGGAAGCATAGCAGCAGCTAGAAGAGAACAAGTCGCCATTAtgcaagaagaaagaaagatgaaaattgCTCATTATGGAAGAACAAAATCTTCCAAGAAGTACTCTTCGATTGCCACTGCCAGTATTggtagagagaaaaagagatgtAGCTTTATCACTCCTAATTCAG ATCCTATATATGTTGCTTACCATGATGAAGAATGGGGAGTGCCTGTCCATGATGACAA GTTGTTATTTGAATTGCTAGTCTTGACTGGTGCACAAGTTGGATCAGACTGGACTTCTTTAttgaagaaaagacaaaaattcaG GGAGGCATTTTCAGGGTTTGATGCAGAAGTTGTTGccaaattcaatgaaaaaaagatAGCATCAATAAGTGCTGAGTATGGCATAGTTATAAGCCAAGTTCGAGGTGTTATTGACAACTCCATCAGAATTCTTGAG GTGAAGAAAGAGTTTGGATCATTTGACAAGTACTTGTGGGGGTTCGTGAATTTCAAGCCAATCAATACCCAGTACAGATTATGTAACAAGATTCCTGTGAAGACCTCAAAATCAGAAAGCATAAGCAAAGACATGGTAAAGAGAGGTTTCAGGTTTGTTGGGCCAACAGTTATGCACTTATTCATGCAAGCAGCTGGTCTCACCAATGACCATTTAATCACTTGTCCAAGACACCTTCAATGCATAGGTTTGGAGTACTCTCATCAGCAAACTGCAGCCCCAGCTTCATAG
- the LOC123218469 gene encoding probable GMP synthase [glutamine-hydrolyzing] isoform X1 → MCSSKCKPQKGTPKIVQINGRPVLQPKSNQVPSLERRNSIKKITSPKSPTLPPLPLPLPTSATSNYNVKTSTKSSIMSPPISPKLKSPRPPAVKRGNEAIVQEQVEASFLVEAPAGSIAAARREQVAIMQEERKMKIAHYGRTKSSKKYSSIATASIGREKKRCSFITPNSACLCADPIYVAYHDEEWGVPVHDDKLLFELLVLTGAQVGSDWTSLLKKRQKFREAFSGFDAEVVAKFNEKKIASISAEYGIVISQVRGVIDNSIRILEVKKEFGSFDKYLWGFVNFKPINTQYRLCNKIPVKTSKSESISKDMVKRGFRFVGPTVMHLFMQAAGLTNDHLITCPRHLQCIGLEYSHQQTAAPAS, encoded by the exons ATGTGTTCCTCTAAATGTAAGCCTCAAAAAGGCACtccaaaaattgttcaaatcaaTGGCCGCCCTGTCCTTCAACCAAAATCCAACCAAGTTCCAAGCTTGGAAAGGCGCAATTCTATTAAGAAAATTACTTCACCAAAATCTCCTACTCTACCACCATTACCACTGCCATTGCCAACTTCTGCAACAAGTAATTATAATGTTAAAACTTCCACCAAGTCTTCAATAATGTCTCCTCCCATCTCTCCAAAGTTGAAGTCTCCAAGGCCACCAGCAGTAAAGAGAGGAAACGAAGCCATTGTGCAAGAACAAGTTGAGGCTTCTTTTTTAGTTGAGGCTCCTGCAGGAAGCATAGCAGCAGCTAGAAGAGAACAAGTCGCCATTAtgcaagaagaaagaaagatgaaaattgCTCATTATGGAAGAACAAAATCTTCCAAGAAGTACTCTTCGATTGCCACTGCCAGTATTggtagagagaaaaagagatgtAGCTTTATCACTCCTAATTCAG CCTGTTTGTGTGCAGATCCTATATATGTTGCTTACCATGATGAAGAATGGGGAGTGCCTGTCCATGATGACAA GTTGTTATTTGAATTGCTAGTCTTGACTGGTGCACAAGTTGGATCAGACTGGACTTCTTTAttgaagaaaagacaaaaattcaG GGAGGCATTTTCAGGGTTTGATGCAGAAGTTGTTGccaaattcaatgaaaaaaagatAGCATCAATAAGTGCTGAGTATGGCATAGTTATAAGCCAAGTTCGAGGTGTTATTGACAACTCCATCAGAATTCTTGAG GTGAAGAAAGAGTTTGGATCATTTGACAAGTACTTGTGGGGGTTCGTGAATTTCAAGCCAATCAATACCCAGTACAGATTATGTAACAAGATTCCTGTGAAGACCTCAAAATCAGAAAGCATAAGCAAAGACATGGTAAAGAGAGGTTTCAGGTTTGTTGGGCCAACAGTTATGCACTTATTCATGCAAGCAGCTGGTCTCACCAATGACCATTTAATCACTTGTCCAAGACACCTTCAATGCATAGGTTTGGAGTACTCTCATCAGCAAACTGCAGCCCCAGCTTCATAG
- the LOC123219786 gene encoding ycf3-interacting protein 1, chloroplastic, with protein sequence MAAAVALQQFQLPITYSSSLIFFSNRTQNQKQNKRQKNFHALISQNISVGRCISNSQSKLYLCNNKSRLVAFSGKEDTELQLTQEEEKEEEEEEATPEDLEYIAQVKRVLELLKKNRDMLFSEVKLTITIEDPREVERRRLLGIEDADAPTRDDLAEALEQVNEGKVPKDRVALRMLAEEMMQWPNLEVEAPKKKSSKSPYARVTDTGIDPELAAKRLNVDWDSAAEIGDADDTDETEVPQVVGYGALYLVTAFPVIIGISVVLILFYNSLQ encoded by the exons ATGGCAGCAGCCGTGGCTTTGCAGCAGTTTCAACTGCCCATTACttattcatcatcattaattttcTTCAGCAACAGGACTCAGAATCAGAAgcaaaataaaagacaaaagaatTTCCATGCATTAATCTCTCAGAATATTAGTGTTGGCCGCTGCATTAGTAATTCTCAGTCAAAGCTTTATCTTTGCAACAATAAATCAAGACTTGTTGCGTTTTCCGGTAAAGAAGACACTGAACTTCAACTCactcaagaagaagaaaaagaagaagaagaagaagaagcaaccCCAGAAGACCTGGAGTACATTGCTCAGGTTAAAAGGGTCCTGGAGCTTCTTAAAAAAAACCGTGACATGCTCTTCAGTGAG gtTAAGTTGACTATAACGATCGAGGATCCAAGAGAGGTGGAGAGGAGGAGATTGTTGGGGATAGAAGATGCTGATGCTCCCACTAGGGACGATTTGGCTGAGGCTTTGGAACAA GTGAATGAAGGAAAGGTCCCAAAAGATCGTGTTGCTCTTCGAATGCTAGCTGAGGAAATGATGCAGTGGCCTAATTTAGAG GTGGAAGCACCTAAGAAAAAGTCTAGCAAATCCCCATATGCAAGAGTTACGGACACTGGTATTGATCCTGAATTAGCTGCTAAGAGATTGAATGTTGATTGGGATTCGGCTGCTGAAATTGGAGATGCTGATGATACCGATGAAACAGAAGTGCCCCAAGTAGTG GGTTACGGAGCACTATACCTAGTCACGGCTTTTCCTGTTATCATTGGTATCTCAGTAGTGTTAATTTTGTTCTATAATTCCCTCCAGTAG
- the LOC123219785 gene encoding uncharacterized protein LOC123219785: protein MYERHAAHILDSLHVSSSFKHFKSGRPHPCSPFPFNSMAPPASPVVLTPATKTTQEPDEFVDDLHELNFLAFGDEPDTLEKESAQSEKQISVDPISLSLREPSFNLMLPPVLTSPRDTAVPLPPFPPILPPAKTKFVSCILPSSATSSPPFGSILSMKKWNINENQPSQKVDNLVWQGSSAHSHLSLGQDAMLAKSKSCGEGRTSASSDEFELCFSKPKAPEYNKISHTNFAKAEINRDVNKNANNINPCDEDFKCGTLCMFLPGFGKVKPVRARKEEAAVMEDIISRTVSLEKFECGSWASSAMLHYHDEDGDLMNHLYFDLPVELIKNNANDAHDAHYPINAAFVFNRDYKGVLKNGSN from the coding sequence ATGTACGAGAGGCATGCTGCCCACATCCTTGACTCTCTTCATGTCTCTTCCTCTTTTAAGCACTTCAAGTCAGGCAGGCCCCATCCTTGCAGTCCATTCCCTTTTAACTCCATGGCACCTCCAGCATCACCGGTTGTGCTTACTCCAGCTACAAAAACTACACAAGAACCTGATGAATTTGTCGATGATCTTCATGAGCTGAACTTCTTGGCCTTTGGTGATGAGCCTGACACCCTGGAGAAGGAGAGTGCCCAGAGTGAGAAGCAGATATCGGTGGATCCTATATCATTGTCACTGAGGGAACCGAGCTTTAACTTGATGTTGCCTCCTGTTCTTACTTCTCCAAGAGACACAGCTGTCCCTCTTCCACCATTTCCACCCATTCTACCTCCTGCAAAAACCAAGTTCGTTAGCTGCATCCTCCCAAGTTCTGCGACATCTTCTCCTCCATTTGGATCTATTTTGTCAATGAAGAAATggaatattaatgaaaatcaaCCTTCTCAAAAAGTAGATAATCTGGTCTGGCAGGGGTCCTCGGCACATTCACATCTCTCATTGGGACAAGATGCCATGCTAGCAAAGAGCAAGTCTTGTGGCGAAGGAAGAACCTCTGCATCATCAGATGAGTTTGAACTTTGCTTCAGCAAACCTAAGGCTCCTGAATACAACAAAATCTCTCATACCAACTTCGCCAAAGCTGAGATTAACAGAGATGTTAACAAGAATGCTAACAATATTAATCCTTGCGACGAGGACTTCAAATGCGGCACGCTTTGCATGTTCCTCCCTGGCTTTGGTAAAGTGAAGCCAGTGAGAGCAAGAAAGGAAGAGGCAGCAGTAATGGAGGATATTATTTCCAGGACAGTTTCTTTAGAAAAGTTTGAATGTGGATCCTGGGCATCATCTGCCATGCTTCATTATCATGACGAAGATGGAGACTTGATGAATCATCTCTACTTTGACTTGCCAGTGGAGTTGATAAAAAACAATGCGAATGATGCTCACGATGCTCACTATCCGATCAACGCAGCCTTTGTCTTCAACAGAGACTATAAGGGTGTGCTAAAAAATGGttcaaattga
- the LOC123219814 gene encoding galactan beta-1,4-galactosyltransferase GALS3-like: MAPKERDQKDSKEKKVFMGLLRNCAAELKLLLGFLLILCSIATLLQFIPSRFIISSSDLRLCISKINANSNPNATSHLQQQPPLAPPSPPSSPPPPPPPSPPPSSPPPPSPPPPPALELDQIIDSSTIKRAFNTYGAAAYNFITMGSYRGGLNTFAIVGLSSKPNHVFGKPSYACEWVPLNRSQPSIKASGYRMLPDWGYGRVYTVVVVNCTFNQPINDDNSGGSLVVHASRALGADTKHTVVDQIQAIQEPPGSVDFSIYTTYAPKYEFFYCGSPLYGNLSPQRMREWIAYHVRLFGEKSHFVIYDAGGVNPEVLEVLKPWMELGYVTLQDIKEQERFDGYYHNQFLVVNDCLHRYKFMAKWMFFFDVDEYIYVPSKMSIKAVLDSLTDYDQLTFEQNHMSSQICMQADAGKTERMWGFEKLVYQDVKRGIRKDRKYAIQPRNVYATGVHMSQNFKGRTNYKTEGKLKYYHYHGTIANRQEPCTTLVNETNYIFEKTPYILDTTLRTTAPAVRKFELKMIGPRLQNTHQ; the protein is encoded by the exons ATGGCGCCCAAAGAAAGAGATCAGAAAGACAGCAAAGAGAAGAAGGTGTTTATGGGGTTGCTACGGAACTGTGCAGCTGAGCTCAAGCTTTTGTTAGGCTTTCTTTTGATTCTTTGTAGCATTGCTACTCTTCTCCAATTCATCCCTTCTCGTTTCATCATTTCTTCTTCCGATTTGCGCCTCTGCATCTCGAAGATTAACGCCAACTCCAATCCAAACGCCACCTCTCATCTTCAACAGCAGCCCCCCTTGGCCCCTCCTTCACCTCCTTCTTCACCTCCCCCGCCTCCTCCACCTTCTCCACCTCCTTCTTCACCTCCCCCGCCTTCGCCACCTCCTCCTCCTGCCCTTGAGCTCGACCAAATCATTGACAGCAGCACCATCAAGAGAGCCTTCAACACATATGGTGCTGCAGCTTATAATTTCATCACCATGGGAAGCTACCGTGGAGGGCTCAACACATTCGCCATTGTTGGCCTTTCTTCGAAGCCGAATCATGTTTTTGGAAAGCCCTCTTATGCATGTGAGTGGGTTCCTTTAAATCGTTCACAGCCGAGCATCAAGGCCTCCGGTTACAGAATGCTTCCTGACTGGGGCTATGGGAGGGTTTACACAGTTGTTGTTGTGAATTGTACCTTTAATCAACCCATTAACGATGACAACAGTGGAGGAAGTTTGGTGGTTCATGCCTCAAGAGCTTTAGGTGCTGATACAAAACACACTGTGGTGGATCAAATTCAGGCAATTCAAGAACCTCCAGGGAGTGTTGATTTTAGTATTTATACAACTTATGCTCCAAAGTATGAATTTTTCTATTGTGGGTCGCCTTTGTATGGGAATTTGAGTCCACAAAGGATGAGAGAGTGGATTGCTTATCATGTAAGGCTTTTTGGGGAGAAATCCCACTTTGTGATTTATGATGCAGGTGGGGTTAATCCTGAGGTTTTGGAGGTGTTGAAGCCATGGATGGAGTTGGGTTATGTGACATTACAAGACATAAAGGAGCAAGAGAGATTTGATGGGTATTATCACAATCAATTCTTGGTGGTAAATGATTGTTTACATAGATACAAATTCATGGCTAAATGGATGTTCTTCTTTGATGTTGATGAGTATATTTATGTGCCCTCAAAAATGTCCATCAAGGCTGTGCTTGATTCCCTCACTGATTATGATCAGTTAACCTTTGAGCAAAATCATATGAGCAGTCAGATTTGTATGCAAGCTGATGCTGGAAAAACTGAGAg GATGTGGGGGTTTGAGAAGCTTGTGTATCAGGACGTGAAGCGAGGGATAAGAAAGGATCGAAAATACGCCATACAGCCTCGGAACGTGTATGCCACCGGAGTTCACATGTCGCAGAACTTTAAGGGAAGGACAAACTACAAGACAGAAGGCAAGCTCAAATACTACCATTACCATGGCACAATTGCAAACAGGCAAGAGCCCTGCACAACTCTTGTCAATGAGACAAATTATATCTTTGAGAAGACACCTTACATTTTGGATACCACATTGAGAACAACAGCCCCGGCTGTGAGGAAATTTGAGCTCAAAATGATTGGCCCTAGGCTACAAAACACTCACCAATGA